One Triticum dicoccoides isolate Atlit2015 ecotype Zavitan chromosome 4B, WEW_v2.0, whole genome shotgun sequence genomic window carries:
- the LOC119291989 gene encoding thyroid adenoma-associated protein homolog translates to MSSNWRSLQHRHRYTYTSVVFPKHYLEALPLVPAQVSASNFFAQLNNLISLPSTYAQIVVVKDFASAFVQFLSAPAISDDAVLAAAKLYLEILFFENSLPLHRVLISVLAKCNKFSALISSCFTLLCEEYGGSGVKAKKRFLVSRAALSLIGYPKLGFMNEAVEKSVEIMAWDVVAGLDGVIRDIDDGSRPSPVVMEQCQEAMSCMYYLLQRYPSKFTGLDKASAVFKSAVRTILTVLKSSAFSRDCLVASGVSFCAAIQVFMSPEQISWFISQGLFGIFPDHEDIKDLAAHDALSDFHLSEEIRDLSVLSRLCLLRGILTAIPRKALNVRQLHSNGSLWTVLYDGILPELCMHCENPIDRHFNFHALTVTQICLQQIKTSVLADFTDFTGDYKPFSRDVVNRVLKIIWSNLEDPLSQTVKQVHLIFDLLLDIESSLPSEDQSVKLVLCDIANDLLRLGPRCKGRYIPLASLTRRLGAKSLLSLKSNLLLETAYAYIDDDVCCAATSFLKCFLENLRDECWNEDGVEQGYDAFRGLCLPPLMRGLVSGNSKLRSNLNTYALPTVIEVDTDSIFAMLGFISVGPSANANKLDVPLKSDQCIAALVSLLKVSRNLALVEGDIHMDSDELLEQEDNKGAVIISVKGITVRVPANWFVLALTHSDETLRIDAAESLFLNPKTSSLPSSLELSLLKLAVPLNMRCSSTAFQMKWAGLFRKFFARVRTALDRQLKQGSWLPSQNSIVKEADPVDTVMDTTVQRAEDLFQFMKWLGSFLFNSCYPSAPYERKTIAMELILIMLDVWPIRRSEGKTDVHPYNDSITLPDSTISFVGSIIDSWDKLRENSFRILLQFPTPLPGISESASINDVIRWAKELVLSPRVRESDAGALTFRLIFRKYVLELGCVIVFSEENDCLQCYTKSTDGDTEVITSQNPVAQYISSLIQWLCTVVEEGERDLGEACKRSFVHGVLLTLRYTFDELHWNSAAIQSCLSEMRSLVGKLLQLIMRITSLALWVVSSDAWYMPCDMDDMIDDGSFLLDIIDEDQPDTDLATTEKNAKSGNNGKPAEHVIMVGCWLAMKEVSLLFGTIVRKIPLPVCSHSNSSQNGLSDNTEQTNMSGEVLDVEQLEMMGDHFLQVLLKMKHNGAIDKTRAGLTALCNRLLCSNDSRLCKMTESWMVLLMDRAVAKGQTVDDLLRRSAGIPASFMALFLAEPEGTPKKLLPRALQWLIEFAKTSLSNFEKDHNQKSEAMKDCIVDSCESQSGITTSVHSNGNLSKSRDEGVVPTVHAFNVLRAAFNDANLAADTSGFCAEATIVAVHAFSSPYWEVRNAACLAYTALVRRMVGFLNVQKRESARRSISGLEFFHRYPALHPFLSSELKVATELLADGVSRNLESHIAKAIHPSLCPILILLSRLKPSPISCATDDPLDPFLLLPFIQKCATQSNYRVRVLASRALIGLVSNERLQHVVGDILDDLPCGGRKVSTHNSQSSSFNSIHGLLLQLFSLLDSNYRGLTDSNKKDQILGQLIEVLSKCSWLGCRKLCACPVVSTSYLRVLDQMLDVARTGKSKHTDVIRTLLLQLSSQSLNNGTSTHHAFHDPTQIEFQQQAVASYFSCVGIPKGHDETAEEDVRLQILDQSTSSMSETPCAVSLTELHKEIMSCLADPIYDVRITALKRILQLVKSIRSGDSKNILHQWARASLHSMIMERLSVEEHPKCLYYSLRIIFSWNVECQFNNGEDCNTFLSIWDRLVHLNSTVSHAKTREIILCCMGMCMKQFAKLMRDGVLPEGLKTSELSTSSGSIHKGNDRLSAAIVSTDLFVSLVKKQSAPSETVNSRRAAAEAIIASGLLEEANYVNACVSNAYIPSEQDNECHLEEKCLKASGGEFASLYACKILDLWFICIQLLEDEDVHLRQKLANDVQKIIGNGSGNKLCDDSTPLQVDRVIALSFEFITCLFGHWLKYVEYLLRMVLDTANTLDSDGDLVRQIFDKEIDNHHEEKLLICQISCSNIQKLVRSGHQLATSGRSEALLQNWRERFLHQLTSLTSGYLEKEGKTDWIGGIGNHKDVFASVYTNLLGLYALTESRWLPEQAEDRHESYLREFSDLEGFITPFLKNPLISNLYLLVKRSHKPEEDQGGGSAASESFDPYFLLR, encoded by the exons ATGTCGTCCAATTGGCGGTCGCTGCAGCACCGGCATCGCTACACCTACACATCGGTCGTCTTCCCCAAGCACTACCTGGAAGCACTGCCCCTTGTGCCGGCCCAGGTCTCCGCGTCCAATTTCTTCGCCCAGTTGAACAATTTGATATCCCTGCCATCCACCTACGCGCAAATCGTTGTGGTCAAGGACTTCGCCTCGGCGTTTGTGCAGTTTCTTTCTGCTCCAGCGATATCTGATGATGCCGTGCTTGCTGCCGCCAAGCTTTATTTGGAGATCCTCTTCTTTGAGAACTCGCTCCCTCTCCATCGCGTGCTAATATCTGTGCTTGCCAAGTGCAACAAGTTCTCCGCGCTCATTAGCTCTTGCTTTACTTTGCTATGTGAAGAgtatggtggctctggtgtcaaggCAAAGAAGAGATTTTTGGTATCTCGAGCTGCGTTGTCACTGATTGGCTACCCCAAGTTGGGTTTTATGAATGAGGCAGTTGAGAAGAGTGTAGAGATCATGGCATGGGATGTGGTGGCCGGGCTTGACGGAGTGATCAGGGACATAGATGACGGGTCCCGGCCATCTCCAGTTGTGATGGAGCAGTGCCAAGAGGCCATGTCTTGCATGTACTACTTGCTGCAGCGTTACCCTTCTAAGTTTACTGGACTTGATAAGGCATCAGCTGTCTTCAAGAGTGCTGTTAGGACGATACTGACTGTTCTAAAGTCATCTGCCTTTTCGAGGGATTGTCTGGTGGCCTCTGGAGTCAGCTTCTGTGCTGCAATTCAGGTTTTCATGAGTCCCGAGCAGATTTCCTGGTTTATTTCTCAAGGGCTCTTTGGTATCTTTCCTGACCATGAAGATATAAAGGATCTAGCTGCGCATGATGCACTTTCTGATTTTCATCTGAGTGAAGAAATCAGAGATCTCTCCGTTTTGAGTAGACTATGTTTGCTCAGAGGGATTTTGACGGCTATTCCAAGGAAAGCACTCAACGTGCGTCAGCTTCATTCAAATGGATCGTTATGGACTGTATTGTATGATGGGATTTTACCTGAGCTTTGCATGCACTGTGAGAACCCCATTGATAGGCACTTCAATTTCCATGCTCTGACAGTGACTCAAATATGTCTGCAGCAGATTAAGACATCTGTTTTGGCTGATTTCACTGATTTCACTGGTGACTATAAGCCTTTCTCTAGGGATGTTGTCAACCGTGTATTAAAAATCATATGGAGCAACCTGGAAGATCCTTTGAGTCAGACTGTAAAACAAGTGCACCTCATCTTTGATCTCCTATTGGATATTGAATCGTCTCTTCCATCAGAAGACCAAAGCGTCAAATTGGTTCTGTGTGACATTGCAAATGATTTACTCCGCCTAGGTCCGCGATGCAAAGGGAGATATATCCCTTTAGCTTCTTTGACGAGGCGACTGGGTGCCAAATCTCTTTTAAGCTTGAAATCAAATCTCCTTTTAGAAACAGCGTATGCTTACATAGATGATGATGTTTGTTGTGCTGCAACATCGTTTTTAAAATGCTTCCTTGAGAATTTAAGGGATGAATGCTGGAATGAGGATGGTGTTGAGCAAGGATATGATGCCTTTAGAGGGTTGTGCTTGCCTCCTTTGATGCGGGGATTAGTATCTGGGAATTCGAAGCTACGATCCAATTTAAATACTTATGCACTACCCACTGTCATCGAAGTTGACACAGACAGTATATTTGCAATGCTTGGATTCATCTCTGTAGGCCCGAGTGCAAATGCAAATAAACTGGATGTGCCATTGAAAAGTGACCAATGTATAGCCGCACTGGTTTCACTGCTAAAGGTCTCTCGAAATCTCGCACTTGTTGAAGGGGACATTCATATGGATTCTGATGAATTGCTTGAGCAGGAGGATAATAAGGGTGCTGTAATCATATCTGTTAAAGGGATTACTGTTAGAGTACCTGCTAATTGGTTTGTTTTGGCACTGACACACAGTGATGAAACTCTGCGTATAGATGCTGCTGAATCTCTCTTCCTAAATCCCAAGACATCAAGTCTTCCATCCTCCTTGGAACTGAGCTTGCTCAAACTAGCAGTACCATTGAATATGCGTTGTAGCTCAACAGCATTTCAAATGAAATGGGCAGGTTTATTTAGAAAGTTTTTTGCTAGGGTGCGCACAGCACTGGACAGACAGCTAAAGCAGGGATCATGGCTGCCATCACAAAACTCTATTGTAAAAGAAGCTGATCCTGTTGACACTGTTATGGACACTACTGTGCAGAGGGCGGAAGATCTCTTCCAGTTCATGAAGTGGTTGGGCTCCTTCCTATTTAATTCTTGTTACCCTTCTGCCCCTTATGAAAGGAAAACAATTGCAATGGAGCTTATTCTTATAATGCTAGATGTATGGCCTATTCGTCGCTCTGAAGGGAAGACTGATGTTCATCCTTATAATGACAGCATAACATTGCCAGATTCAACAATTTCATTTGTAGGGTCTATAATTGATAGCTGGGACAAGCTAAGGGAAAATTCTTTCCGCATTCTGTTGCAGTTTCCAACACCTCTTCCTGGAATTTCCGAGAGTGCATCCATAAATGATGTTATCAGATGGGCAAAAGAACTCGTGCTAAGCCCGCGGGTTCGGGAAAGTGACGCTGGCGCATTAACATTCCGACTTATATTTCGGAAGTATGTTTTGGAGCTTGGATGTGTTATTGTTTTCTCTGAAGAAAATGATTGCCTTCAGTGTTACACAAAATCTACAGATGGAGATACAGAAGTAATTACCAGTCAAAACCCAGTTGCACAGTACATTTCATCACTCATTCAGTGGTTGTGTACTGTTGTAGAAGAGGGTGAGAGGGATCTTGGTGAAGCATGTAAGAGAAGCTTTGTTCATGGAGTTCTTCTTACCTTGCGCTACACATTTGATGAGCTGCATTGGAACTCTGCAGCAATCCAATCGTGTCTTTCAGAGATGAGGAGTTTGGTTGGAAAGCTTCTTCAACTCATAATGCGTATAACATCTCTAGCCCTGTGGGTAGTTTCTTCTGATGCATGGTATATGCCATGTGATATGGATGACATGATTGATGATGGCTCCTTTCTCTTGGATATAATTGATGAGGATCAACCTGATACTGATTTAGCAACAACAGAGAAGAATGCCAAATCAGGGAATAATGGCAAACCGGCCGAACATGTTATTATGGTTGGTTGCTGGCTTGCTATGAAGGAG GTTAGCCTTCTATTTGGAACCATCGTCAGGAAAATTCCATTGCCTGTCTGTTCTCACTCAAATTCATCTCAGAATGGTTTGTCTGACAATACCGAGCAGACAAACATGTCTGGGGAGGTTCTAGATGTGGAACAGTTAGAGATGATGGGTGATCATTTTTTGCAAGTTCTTCTTAAAATGAAGCATAATGGTGCAATTGATAAGACAAGGGCTGGACTTACTGCCCTCTGCAACCGTCTTCTTTGCTCAAATGATTCAAG GCTCTGCAAAATGACGGAATCGTGGATGGTGTTACTGATGGACAGGGCAGTTGCTAAAGGGCAAACTGTGGATGATTTGCTAAGAAGGAGCGCAGGAATCCCTGCTTCTTTTATGGCACTATTCCTGGCAGAGCCAGAAGGAACCCCAAAGAAGCTACTTCCAAGGGCATTACAATGGCTGATAGAATTTGCTAAAACGTCTTTATCTAATTTtgagaaagatcacaaccagaaatCTGAAGCAATGAAAGACTGCATTGTAGATTCATGCGAGTCACAATCAGGAATCACCACAAGTGTTCATTCTAATGGAAATTTGTCAAAAAGCCGAGATGAGGGTGTTGTTCCTACAGTGCATGCATTCAATGTGCTTAGAGCTGCTTTTAATGATGCAAATTTAGCAGCTGACACTTCGGGTTTCTGTGCTGAGGCAACGATAGTTGCAGTACATGCATTTTCATCTCCTTACTGGGAAGTGCGTAATGCAGCTTGTCTAGCATATACTGCACTGGTTCGCCGCATGGTTGGATTTTTGAATGTGCAGAAACGCGAATCTGCACGACGGTCAATATCTGGCCTTGAATTCTTCCACAG GTACCCGGCACTTCATCCTTTCCTTTCTAGTGAACTGAAAGTTGCAACAGAACTATTAGCTGATGGGGTTTCCCGCAATTTAGAGTCACATATCGCAAAAGCCATACACCCCAGCCTGTGCCCTATTCTTATTCTTTTATCAAGGCTTAAGCCGTCACCCATTAGCTGTGCAACTGATGATCCTTTAGATCCGTTTTTGCTTTTACCTTTTATCCAGAAATGTGCTACCCAGAGTAACTACCGGGTCCGTGTCCTTGCATCAAGGGCTTTAATTGGTCTGGTATCTAATGAGAGACTGCAGCATGTTGTTGGTGATATACTGGATGATTTACCTTGTGGAGGTCGTAAAGTGTCAACTCATAATTCTCAGTCTTCTTCATTCAATTCAATTCATGGCCTTCTTCTGCAGCTGTTTTCCCTTCTCGATAGCAACTACAGAGGCTTGACAGACAGTAACAAGAAGGATCAGATTCTTGGCCAACTAATTGAGGTTCTCTCAAAGTGCTCTTGGCTTGGCTGCCGTAAATTATGTGCATGCCCTGTTGTAAGTACATCATACTTGCGTGTTCTGGATCAGATGCTTGATGTTGCAAGAACAGGGAAAAGCAAGCATACTGATGTTATCCGGACACTGCTGTTACAGTTGAGTTCCCAGAGTCTGAACAATGGAACGTCAACTCACCATGCTTTCCATGATCCTACCCAGATTGAATTTCAGCAGCAAGCAGTTGCATCATATTTCAGCTGTGTTGGTATTCCCAAGGGACATGATGAAACCGCCGAGGAAGATGTTCGATTGCAAATACTTGATCAGTCGACTTCAAGCATGTCAGAGACGCCTTGTGCAGTCTCCCTCACTGAGCTGCACAAGGAGATAATGTCTTGCCTTGCCGATCCTATATATGATGTTAGAATCACAGCGCTGAAGAGGATTCTGCAGCTTGTGAAATCAATCAGGTCTGGTGATAGTAAGAACATTTTGCATCAATGGGCTAGGGCTAGTCTGCACTCTATGATTATGGAACGGTTATCTGTGGAAGAACACCCCAAATGCCTTTATTATAGTCTAAGGATCATATTTTCATGGAACGTGGAATGCCAGTTCAACAATGGAGAAGATTGCAATACATTTTTATCCATCTGGGACAGATTAGTTCATTTGAACAGCACTGTGTCACATGCGAAAACCAGAGAAATAATTCTATGTTGCATGGGTATGTGCATGAAGCAGTTTGCTAAATTGATGAGGGATGGCGTGTTACCGGAAGGTCTTAAAACGAGTGAGCTCTCTACTTCCTCTGGGAGTATCCACAAAGGGAATGATAGATTGTCCGCAGCCATTGTCAGCACAGACCTTTTTGTCAGTCTTGTTAAGAAGCAAAGTGCACCATCTGAAACTGTGAATTCTCGTAGGGCTGCCGCTGAAGCAATTATCGCTTCAGGGCTTCTTGAAGAGGCAAATTATGTCAATGCTTGTGTGTCCAACGCATACATTCCTTCGGAACAAGACAACGAATGCCATCTCGAGGAGAAATGCTTGAAAGCTAGCGGGGGTGAATTTGCCAGTCTCTATGCATGTAAGATACTTGACCTATGGTTCATATGCATCCAGTTGCTGGAGGACGAGGATGTCCATCTTCGGCAGAAACTCGCCAACGATGTCCAGAAGATAATTGGAAATGGGTCAGGCAATAAGCTATGTGATGATTCCACGCCACTGCAGGTGGACAGAGTGATTGCGTTGAGCTTCGAATTCATAACCTGCTTGTTTGGTCACTGGCTGAAATACGTCGAGTACTTGCTAAGGATGGTTTTGGACACTGCCAACACGTTGGACTCGGATGGTGACCTGGTCCGTCAGATATTCGATAAAGAAATCGATAACCACCATGAGGAGAAGCTGCTGATATGTCAAATCAGCTGCTCAAACATTCAGAAGCTCGTGCGGTCTGGGCATCAGCTGGCAACATCAGGGAGAAGTGAAGCGTTGTTGCAGAACTGGAGGGAGCGCTTCTTGCACCAGCTAACGTCGTTGACGAGTGGCTACCTTGAGAAAGAGGGGAAGACCGATTGGATTGGCGGCATCGGCAACCACAAGGATGTGTTCGCGTCAGTATACACAAATCTGCTCGGCCTGTACGCGCTCACCGAATCAAGGTGGTTACCGGAACAAGCAGAGGACAGGCACGAATCGTATCTGCGAGAATTTTCAGACCTGGAGGGGTTCATCACGCCGTTCCTGAAGAACCCTTTGATCTCCAACCTTTACTTGCTGGTGAAGCGGTCGCATAAGCCGGAGGAGGACCAGGGGGGAGGCTCCGCCGCCTCGGAAAGTTTTGATCCGTATTTTCTCCTCAGATGA
- the LOC119291990 gene encoding uncharacterized protein LOC119291990, with protein MELVYLERRNGLRGDSAAPEFSGRSEDDHHQHLPVVAPEVQSDLALVNYRQTFPLDERKSRSCQSCHRSPCSCGGDAPRPDLCPTLPAKMMILEFLIRSLRHPTRTHNVSDLDDLISGGASIGDVTLGPSDKMMLDSLHALVNAKTRPTKSPSFFLPGGKMRKTRSRSHTITQSEILNLISPETWEMSSPGASSPSKRSAAELAAHEGTAPSCSGTACLRSNQPGLSSYPPPSSSLSAGLLQCIWKDGLPHFELSVDNPMAVYTASPVKKPHGDGKAAAAADHVYLFHSDEQGKKDWMGNYSSSVSKLVGKMKVTSSLVLGSDGSRCVETEFVMYGSPDDYLRQMQSAYSVAKGKGLVKRVAEIMRSPNASSSPKHAAWGRFGRPSSPLRFDDDVREMLDAELGGAGKATGLVSLAADDLPTNQEVAAIVVRERREEPAVVGGWGLKFLEKAGGAAHPGESKKARWCISAIVPRGYHGGVASENGGLSGLVERWRNGGRCECGGWDLGCPIRVLSNDGGGSSPPPEDGAKSMELSPAGARSGGEPAVRLVSLAEGLYILYFDAGVVSPLQCFAAGVAVVHSQAPQLHPKL; from the exons ATGGAGCTTGTCTATTTGGAAAGGAGAAATGGATTACGCGGCGACAGCGCTGCTCCAGAGTTCAGTGGAAGGTCAGAAGATGACCATCATCAACACCTGCCAGTTGTTGCACCTGAGGTTCAGTCTGATCTGGCTCTGGTAAACTACAGGCAGACATTTCCATTAGATGAGAGGAAGAGCAGGAGCTGCCAGTCATGCCACAGGTCACCATGCTCTTGCGGTGGCGACGCGCCTCGCCCCGACTTGTGCCCGACGCTCCCTGCCAAGATGATGATCTTGGAGTTCCTGATAAGAAGCCTGAGGCACCCAACAAGAACCCACAACGTGAGTGATCTCGACGACTTGATCAGCGGCGGAGCCAGCATAGGGGATGTCACCCTCGGTCCTTCGGACAAGATGATGCTGGACTCCTTACATGCGCTGGTGAACGCCAAGACAAGGCCGACGAAGAGCCCCTCGTTCTTCCTCCCGGGGGGCAAGATGAGGAAAACCCGGTCAAGATCCCACACCATAACACAGTCAGAGATACTGAACCTGATATCCCCGGAGACATGGGAGATGTCCTCCCCCGGGGCATCATCGCCGTCGAAGAGAAGTGCGGCGGAGCTCGCCGCGCATGAAGGGACGGCGCCTTCTTGCTCCGGCACGGCATGTCTGAGGTCAAATCAGCCTGGTCTGTCCTCATacccaccaccatcatcatctcttagTGCAGGCCTTCTGCAGTGCATTTGGAAAGATGGGCTCCCTCACTTTGAACTGTCAGTGGACAATCCTATGGCAGTGTACACTGCAAGCCCTGTCAAGAAGCCGCATGGCGACGGCAAAGCCGCGGCCGCCGCCGACCACGTCTACCTGTTCCATTCGGACGAGCAAGGGAAGAAGGACTGGATGGGGAACTACTCGAGCAGCGTGTCGAAACTCGTCGGCAAGATGAAGGTGACAAGCTCTCTGGTCCTGGGCTCAGACGGGTCAAGGTGTGTGGAGACCGAGTTTGTCATGTATGGCTCCCCTGATGACTACCTGAGGCAGATGCAGAGCGCCTACAGTGTTGCAAAGGGCAAGGGGCTGGTGAAGAGGGTGGCAGAGATCATGAGGTCGCCCAATGCTTCCTCCAGCCCAAAACATGCTGCATGGGGAAGGTTTGGCAGACCTTCTTCCCCGCTGCGGTTCGACGACGATGTGCGCGAAATGCTCGATGCCGAACTGGGCGGCGCTGGAAAGGCGACAGGGTTGGTGAGCCTCGCCGCTGACGATCTGCCGACCAACCAGGAGGTGGCGGCGATCGTGGTGAGGGAACGGCGGGAAGAGCCGGCCGTCGTCGGCGGCTGGGGCCTCAAGTTCCTTGAGAAGGCCGGAGGAGCCGCTCATCCAGGGGAGAGTAAGAAGGCAAGGTGGTGCATAAGCGCCATTGTTCCAAGAGGCTACCACGGCGGCGTGGCATCCGAGAATGGCGGCCTATCGGGGCTCGTCGAGCGATGGCGGAACGGCGGCCGCTGCGAGTGTGGCGGGTGGGACCTCGGCTGCCCCATCAGAGTGCTGAGCAACGACGGCGGCGGGTCGTCGCCGCCGCCTGAGGACGGTGCCAAATCGATGGAGCTGTCACCAGCG GGGGCGAGGAGCGGCGGCGAGCCGGCGGTGAGGCTGGTGAGCCTCGCGGAGGGCCTGTACATCCTCTACTTTGACGCCGGCGTGGTCTCGCCGCTGCAGTGCTTCGCCGCCGGCGTAGCGGTGGTCCACAGCCAGGCGCCCCAGCTCCACCCAAAACTGTGA